In Flavobacterium piscisymbiosum, the sequence GTTATGCTCGTTACAAAAGGAAGACTGGAAGCATTAGCCGGTGTTTATACTTTTTCTTTTCTGGCCGTTATGGCGCTTTTTGGTATTGGAAATCTGCTGCTGAAAATAAAACGCAGAAAACTTCCCAGACCTGAAAAGGCAAGGGGAATAGCAGTAGTGGTGGCAATAGCATTTATACTAATTGGATTTGCAGGTAATATTATTCTAAATAAGGAGGCTTTTCAAACCTTTATAAATTATCTTATACCCGCGGTTTTGTTTGTACTCATTATGCTCAACAGATCGCTTTTGATACAGACTATGGTGGATATTCTGGAATATTTCTATAAGCCTGTCCGCAAATTTGCCATTATAAGCAATCGCTATTTGAGAAAAGTACAGAATAAAATTCATTCCCAGGAGTTTGTCTTTTTTACAAAAAGTGACGATGTGGCGATACTTAACAAAGTAATGCAGTATGTACAGAACAACGAGACCACCAGAAAGCTGAAAATTGTCAATGTCAGGCTATTGGGGGAATGCAACAATGCCCTCAAGAAAGATCTTGAAGTGCTTGACAGGGCTTACCCTGAAATCCATATTGAGTTTGTAGAGATTGATGGCGTATTCGGGCCTGATCTTATAGATGAATTATCAGAGCAGTGGAAGATTCCCAAAAATTTCATGTTCATTGCCTCGCCGGGAGATAAATTTTCGTATCGTGTTTCTGAATTGGGAGGGGTTAGGCTGATTATGTAATACTATTATATTATACAGTATGATTATAAGGATACTTTATTTTTTGGGTGAATTTTATTTTTTAACTCCAGTGAAGGATTGTATTGACTCTCTAAGCTGGTATTGAGAACTTTAATCTCCAAATCAGTAAGGCTTATTTTTCTTTTAAGATATTTTTCGATCATAAGGCTGGCTATCGGACCTGCAATGGTTCTGCCGGCACCGCCGTTTTCAATTAATACTGCAATGGCAATTTTGGGATTATTCTTTGGGGCAAATGCAGCAAATATGGAATGGTCGGTCAATTGAACCCGTTTTCCATTTACTCTGGCAAAATTTTCTGCCGTGCCTGTTTTTCCGCAAATCTCTATTCCCGGAACATTCAAACCGCGTGCTGTCCCAAAATTGTATACATCAGATAATCCATCAATAACTGCATTGAAATACTTTTTCTCTATAGCCGTTATATGCTTTGTGGTAAACCTTGAAGGAATCTTTTGTCCGGCAATTTTCCTTACGATATGAGGTGTATAATAATAGCCACGGTTCGCTACTGCCGCCATCATGCTTGTGAGCTGGATAGGAGTCATTAAAACCTCTCCCTGTCCAATAGAATTGGAAATGATAGTGGTGCTCTTCCATTTCCTGTTTGGATAAATTTTGTTATAAGTCTGTGATGTTGGAATTTTGCCTTTTCTTCCTGTTGGCAGGTCATAGCCCATATAGTTGCCCAGACCAAAACTTTTCAGGTAATTAGCCCAGGAGTCAACACCCTTAGACGGCGTTGAATATCTGTTGATACTCAGCATATAAGTATTTCCAAAGTAGGTATTGCAGGAATTGTAAATCCCATTACGTAATTGATGGGGTCCCTCCCCGTGGCATTTCATAAAACTACCGCGGCCATAACTAAATCCATGACGGCATATAAAAGATGTGTTTTCATTTATAACACCTTCCTGCAGGCCAATTAAACCCGTTAGTATCTTAAAGGGCGAGCCGGGCGGGTACTCTGCCAGGAGCGCCCGGTTATACAGTGGTTTTGAGATCGAATCATAGTACAATTTCGTGTAGTTTTTTGACCGCGAGCTCCCTGTTAATAAACCCGGATCGTACGAGGGAGCAGTTATTAAAGCCAGTATCTCGCCGGTCTGTGGTTCAATAGCTACAATTGCGCCTCTTTTATGTACCATGAGCTGCTCTCCGTAGGATTGCAGTTCCGCGTCAATTGACAGGTTCATATCAGTACCCTTAACGGCCAGCGTATCATAATTGCCATTTTGATAAGATCCAATCTTCCTGTTGAATTTGTCTTTTTGAAAATATTTTATTCCTTTTATACCCCGGAGAAGATCCTCATAACTTTCTTCAACGCCTTGTTTCCCGATTAAGTCACCACTTTTATAATATGAATTTTCTTTTAGCAATTCTTGGTTTACCTGCGTGGTATAGCCAAATATATTTGCCCCATAATTTACTGTGTACTTCCTGAGCATTCTTTTTTGAAAATAAAATCCGGGAAAATTTCTTATTTTTTCCTGAAATGCTGAAAATTTACTGCGATCCAATTGGGCTAGAAATAAAGAAGGCAGCCGGGTGCTGTATGACCTTGCTTTGGCTATTTGTTTTGAGAATTCCCCTTTATTAATTTTTAGCAATTTACAAAGCTCTAAAGTATCGATGTTTTTGATTTCCCCAGGGATGACCATAATATCATATGAAAGCTGGTTTGTTACTAATATTTTGCCATATCTGTCGAATATATTGCCTCTTTCGGGTATTACATATTGAATTTTTATGGAATTGTTTTCAGCCTTTAATTTATAGGAATGATTCAAAATTTGTAAATAAAATATTCTTATAATTAAGATAGAGGCAGATGTTATAATTATAATTGGAAATAATAATTTTCTCAAGGTGAACAGTTATGGTAAGGTTAATGTAGGTACTTAATAAGTTTTGGCAGTGTCATTTGGGAAAACAGCACGCATATTCCCTGCAGCAGTACACATAACTTGGCACCTGCATGCTGTCGAAGTGGATCAATGCCAAAAAAATGTTGCTGATAAGCAGAATAATCGAGTGGCAGATAAAAAAACAACACAACAAGATTTGAATTAATTTTAGCCTATAGAATATAAATGTTTTATTTTATATCCTACAGGCTAAAACCTCCTGTATCATTTTATTGCCATACCGCATAACCGGATTAACTTAAAGATATTTTTATTAAAATACCTCTAGTTTAAACTCCAATATTGTTGTCAATATGCGGCATGTGGATTAGATATGGCAATTGAAATTATCTATTGCCGCTTGAGGCGGTAATTTTTCCTAATTGCAATCTGAAATCCGGTCTTTTTGGGTCAAATATGTCAACAAATGTTTCTTTATTGTCCGTTTTGGAATAAACATTAAAAAACAAACTGTTGCCATACCAGTGTTCTAATTCTTCCTTGTTCCTGTTGCCCTCTGTGAGGATATTTGCCGTACAGAGATTAAAAAACATTTCCTCCAATTTAATCCTTTTGAGATTATCGGCATTAATGTCTGTTTTACTGTCCAGTAAAACAGCGGGATTAAATCCGGAAATTACACTGCGCTTCATTTCAAGAGTTGCATTCTCAGCAACATACAGGGCTTCTTTGACAAGACCTGACTGAATATCGGCATTGATATTTTCACTGTCATTGAGCATTGTTATATTGGCTGCCGAAACAAAAGTCTGTTTTTTGGTAAAATCCGTTTCATTTTTATTTTCGTATGATTTTACCTCCAGACAGCGTGAGCCGTCCCTGTTGCTTGACAGATAAGAAGATCTTACAGCCAGCGAATTATACAATCGGCATTGGACACCCTGAGTGAATTTATAGTCGTCGTTAATTGACTTATAGGATACAAATTTAGTAGCATTTACGTCACCGCCATAGAAGGCAAATGAGTTACCGCCGCAATAACTGACCATTATATTCTCCAGAATGGTCTGGCTCCCGACACCTGCGATTGTCAAACCGTTGAATGTATCGGCACCCTTAATATTTTTGCCGGCAAATTCGATTCTCACATATCTTAAAATTCCGGAATTCGATAAAGTATTATCCCCCCCATATGTTGTTAGTGCGGGATCAAGATCTAAGTTATACGAACCAATATTTCCAAATTTATTGATAGGGGCATCTCCAAGAAGTACAATCCCTCCCCAGTCTCCTGCTTTTTTCATGCTGCGGTTGGAAGTAAACACAATAGGGTCGGTTTCCAGACCGTCTGCAACAAGCTGCGCGCCTTTTGTAACAACCAGGGTTCCTTTTGTCTGGAAATCACCGATAATTAAAGTCCCGGGTTCGATTGTTAGCACCGCATTATTAGTGACATACACGTTTCCCTGTAGCACATAAACATTCCTTTTGAGCAGTTTGGTATTGACAGAAATGTTTCCTGCCAAAATTTGGTTGGCCTCTCCGTAGTCTGCTTTATGAGGCTTAAATTCCGACCAGTTGGAAAGCCAGTTCGAGTAGCCAATGATTCCTTTCTCCTGTTGTGCACTCATACTTGTAACTGTCAAAAGAACACAGATGATTTGAGTAATTTTTTTCATGATAAGGCTTGTTTTATTTGTTTTAATGCTTTGGATTTATCTTGCGTATTGTAAAAATTACAAATTTGGATATTCAGTTTTTGAAATTATTAAAAGTTATGCTGCAAGTCTTTGTAAAAAGATATTTGGCATTATTATTAATAACAGGCGGGGCAATTTGGTGCAGTTCTCTAAAATGATTTTATAAGGTTATTTGCCTTGTCAAAATCATCAAAGAAGATAACGTTAAAAAAACTGAATTTTAAAAATAGGAAATACCAGATGTTAGAAAAGCTGGTAGAGATGCAGATAAGTATAGCGCTGAATTTGATAAACCGATGCAATGCCATATATCAGCCGATTTTTGAAGATCTTAAAATCAACTAATTTGATCAGGTACGGCGTTTTAAAAGTGATGCTCTCTGAAGACGTAGCACGATTTTTTATTTTCTTTTTTATTATAAAATGAATATCCAGGTCTTTAGTATGCGCCAAAGCGGATGCTGAATTAATCTGAATTCCAGAAGTTATAAAGGTATTGAGAGATTTGAAATTTTCAAGCGCACCGTTGTGTTTGCTGCATTCTGCTCTGCTTACAAGGGAAAGCATTAGTAGAAAGATAACACTTATGAACTTAAATTGTTTCATTGGGGATTATAGGCAAAAAAAATATTTTGAATTGAGGCTATATGCTGTTTTACAAAGATAGTTATTTTGAAAAATTTATTATTCTAAAATTAAAAAAAAAATGGCAAAAAATAAATAGGCTTATAAAAAATAGCTGTTTCAATATTTTTTGAGCACTGGCAATTCACTTAAATAAACAAAAAAATGACATACTAATTAAAGCAGGCTCAACATCTTTTCTCCATTTTATTTACAACTTTCAAGTCCGATTGCAAAGATACTGAGAACGTTTTTATCAAATTTTTATTTTAAGAATCAAAAATAACGATATTTTAAAATTATGGCACTAAGGAAATGCAAAATAGCATTTCTTGGAATTTTTGAATTTTAATGATTGCTTTTATCATACTGTTTACTAAATTTGTCACGGTATGAAAAAATGGTTTACAAAATTTTTGCTTTTATTTATCATTCTGCTCGGCGGACAAGGTAATGTCAACGCGCAGAGCAGCCAGCTTTCTCATCATCAGCTAAATTTGATAATCCCTGTCATAAATTCAGTTCCCGGGCACTGTTTGGACAGGGGGCGTTTTTTTGAAACATTTAAAAGAAAAGCCTGTCTTCTTGACAATGAAGAAACAGAAGAAAATTTCGCAGGCATCCAAAAACAGCTTGTAAAAAGCACTTATTTTTTAAATTTTTTAGGCAGTAATAAATTAACCGAGTATACGGTTGCCTTTACTAAAAAGGTAAATTACCGCAAAATTTTCAATTTATTTTCCAATAAGGTATATGTCCTTTTTCAGGTTTTCAGAATTTGATTTTTAATCTGTAAGTATTCCCAATTACTTATAATATATTGTTTTTTATCCTTTGTTGCGCAGTGTTTACTGCTGTAATAAACGGGTAAGGATTTCCTTGGTCTTCCCTGAAGACTTTTTTAAAACAAAAAAAATCATTTCGGTTTAAACCTTAAAATTATTATGAACAGAATCCTCATGCTTCTAAGCGTGGCGGCTATACTATTGAATACTGCCTGCAACTCTAAAAAAGAAGAAACAAAAGAAGAAAAAACCAAATTTTTGGTTACCAATCCAATAGAAAGAGATACGACCATTACCAAAGAATATGTCTCTCAGATTCATTCCATCCAGCATATTGAACTAAGGGCCCAGGAACGCGGATATTTGCAGAAGATCTATGTTGATGAAGGACAGGCGGTCAAGAAAGGACAGCTGCTTTTTAAAATTATGCCGACCCTTTACGAGGCAGAATTAAAGAAATCGAAAGCAGAAGCGAGTTTTGCGGAGATAGAATATAAAAATACCAAAAGATTAGCCGATGCAAATGTGGTTGCCCCGGGCGAGCTGGCTATGGCAAAAGCAAAATTGGAGAAAGCCAATGCCGAAATGTCCCTGAGCCAGGTCCATTTACAGTTTACTGAAATCAGGGCACCATTTGATGGTATCATCGATAAGTTTCATGTCCGCCCGGGAAGTCTGGTTGATGAAGGGGAGCTTCTAACAGAACTGGCTGACAACAGCTCCATGTGGGTGTATTACAATGTTCCGGAGTCCGAATATCTGGATTATCAGACCCAGGCAGATAAAGGAAGTCCAATGCAGGTAAACCTTTTAATGGCCAATAACCAGAGATTTCCCTACCCTGGAAAAGTGGAAACCATTGAAGCGGATTTTGACAATGAGACTGGTAATATTCCATTCAGGGCTACTTTCCCTAATCCAAAAAGATTACTCAGACATGGAGAAACCGGAAGCATTGAGATGCCGATAGCATTAAAAAACGCAATGCTTATTCCACAGAAGGCTACATTTGAGGTACTGGATAAAAAATATGTTTATGTAAT encodes:
- the mrdA gene encoding penicillin-binding protein 2, which encodes MRKLLFPIIIITSASILIIRIFYLQILNHSYKLKAENNSIKIQYVIPERGNIFDRYGKILVTNQLSYDIMVIPGEIKNIDTLELCKLLKINKGEFSKQIAKARSYSTRLPSLFLAQLDRSKFSAFQEKIRNFPGFYFQKRMLRKYTVNYGANIFGYTTQVNQELLKENSYYKSGDLIGKQGVEESYEDLLRGIKGIKYFQKDKFNRKIGSYQNGNYDTLAVKGTDMNLSIDAELQSYGEQLMVHKRGAIVAIEPQTGEILALITAPSYDPGLLTGSSRSKNYTKLYYDSISKPLYNRALLAEYPPGSPFKILTGLIGLQEGVINENTSFICRHGFSYGRGSFMKCHGEGPHQLRNGIYNSCNTYFGNTYMLSINRYSTPSKGVDSWANYLKSFGLGNYMGYDLPTGRKGKIPTSQTYNKIYPNRKWKSTTIISNSIGQGEVLMTPIQLTSMMAAVANRGYYYTPHIVRKIAGQKIPSRFTTKHITAIEKKYFNAVIDGLSDVYNFGTARGLNVPGIEICGKTGTAENFARVNGKRVQLTDHSIFAAFAPKNNPKIAIAVLIENGGAGRTIAGPIASLMIEKYLKRKISLTDLEIKVLNTSLESQYNPSLELKNKIHPKNKVSL
- a CDS encoding efflux RND transporter periplasmic adaptor subunit, encoding MNRILMLLSVAAILLNTACNSKKEETKEEKTKFLVTNPIERDTTITKEYVSQIHSIQHIELRAQERGYLQKIYVDEGQAVKKGQLLFKIMPTLYEAELKKSKAEASFAEIEYKNTKRLADANVVAPGELAMAKAKLEKANAEMSLSQVHLQFTEIRAPFDGIIDKFHVRPGSLVDEGELLTELADNSSMWVYYNVPESEYLDYQTQADKGSPMQVNLLMANNQRFPYPGKVETIEADFDNETGNIPFRATFPNPKRLLRHGETGSIEMPIALKNAMLIPQKATFEVLDKKYVYVIDKDNAVKSREVVVMAEMPHLFVIKEGLSLDDKILLEGLRLVKENDKIDYKLVQPESVLSHLELYAE